In Nicotiana tabacum cultivar K326 chromosome 10, ASM71507v2, whole genome shotgun sequence, the DNA window GGCATTATTTATACTTGATAATACAAAGCCAAAGATTTTCTTGTGGTccctttttcttctttacttctttgtctTTTGTGAAAGATAAAGTGTCTCATTCGTTGTGaaaattccttttcttctccTTATATTGAATTGCTCTTTGTTGGGCTTGGAAAGAGCTAGTAAAAGGGAGTGGCCTCACGCACATAAGAAATTGGTCTTGAGCTGATTACTTTGGTAaaattatttcttattttttgagATTATCAGAAAAGTGTCAAAATACATGCTTACCAAAATATGTCGAAATTCATTCTCTTTGAATTGAATTCTGTAACGTCTGATTTATTGCTTTGTAACAGCtataatttaaattattgtaaCTACTACTTGAATTCTTGTAACTCCTACTTGAATTCTGTAGGAGCTCTTCTTTTTTTCATAACCCTCAATTTAATTCTCCTTCTTGTAACAACTCTAGCATCTTATCTATATTAGGAGATGTTTTGTGAAGTTTTCAAACATAGAAAAATACCccatcttctcttcttcttcaaccgACTTTTGGGAAATTGGTTTGTGCAAATTTCAAACTTTTAGCCACGAGTGCACGTGTTTGGAGATGTTGTGGAACCTTGGGGAGTGACCAGTCTTAACGATTTGTACTCAGTCGGGCCGAAATTACTTTCAAGGCAGTGGCTTGCCACGACATAGTATTTTTTGGTAAGTTGTTCTTGTTTTCCATCTTGTTCCTTGTCAATATTATCTACTATTTATCTTATTAGAAAGCGACTTCTACATATAATACTGACCAATGGCTACCACCACTTTGAATAAGCACTTCCTGATCTGTCAAAGCTTGAGCCTTTAGATGGAAACAATTATAAGCATTGGTCCcagaaacttttaattttttttgaacaATTAGAAGTTGATTACGTTTGGAAAGTGGATCAAGTTTCAGATGGTTGATGATGAGTCAATCATGGAGCAGGTTCACGAGTATAGAACTTGACTACTCATGTTTTGAACGAATGCATGAAAATGTGTGAGATTCTTCATGCTAATGTTCTGCTTGAAAAGTTTCCACCTTCCTAGAGTGATTACAGGAATCAACTAAAACACAAGAAGAAAAACTTAAATTTTCAAGAATTGATCAGTCACATGAGAACTGAGGAAGCAAACCGTCTTAAAGATGAGGAGGTTGAACGACTTAAGGGATGATGAAATCTCTCTCTCTTAATTGTTCTAAAGCTAACCTTGTGGCATCTTCTGGTACTTTTGTGAAAGACAGATTTAAAGGAAAACAGAAGAAAGATCAGAAAAAAGGACAAGTGAAGAAGCAGAATTATTTCAATAAGCCGGAGGGCCATATTCAAAAGTCGAAAGGACCTTGCTATGTCTGCGGCAAAATTGGTCAGAAGGCTTTCCAATGCAACTAGAGACAAGGACAAAGCTCAAAGCATGGAGGAAAAACTCTAGTCCAAGCTAACCTTACCAAGGatggatgttattgcttttgtgGTCGTTGATGCATATGGTGGCTAACAAGACTGACTGGATACTAGACACAGGCGCTTCAAAGCACCTTTACGCCAACAAGGAGTTGTTTCACGAATTTGAGGAAACTGCTGATGGCGAGTGTGTCTACATGAGTAATCCACTATAGCTGGAGTTATGGGAAAAGGAAAAATTCTCCTTAAGTTAACTTCTGAAAAACCTTAGCCATGAACAATGTTCTATATGTACCCTCCCTTCGTAGAAACTTAGTTTCTGGTGCGCTTCTCAATAAAATAGGTCTTAAACTTATTTTTGAATCTGATAAAGTTGTTATTTCTCATGGGGGAGACTTTTTTTGGGAAGGGTTACCTTAGTGGGGGTTTATTTGTATAGAACAACGCTCAAGAGATTACTAATAATGCTAGTACTTTCAATTCTGCTTATGTTGTTGAGTCCATTGATTTGTGGCATGATAGACTAGGTCATGTTAATATTGCTTCTATTAAAAGacttagaaaaataaaattaattcctgcAGTTAATGTCGATAGTTTTTCTAATTGTCCTGTTTGTGTAGAGGCAAAACATATCAAAAAGCCTTTTAAGAATGTAACTAGTAGAAAGACAGAATTGCTTGAACTAGCGCATTCAGACTTAGCAGATTTCAAGAACATTGTTAGTAAAGGTGGAAAGAAATACTATATCACTTTGGTAGATACCCTCACAAGAAGTTAGATAAAACCCTGTATGAGTTATGGAAAGGGTTTGGCCCTAACTTGAAAATTCTGAAAGTGTTGGGGTGTTTGGCTAAGGTTGGTCTACCTGATTTTAAACAAGTAACTGTTGGACCTATGacttttgatgttatttttattGGTTATGCTCAAAATAGTGTTGCGTATAGATTTATGTCTTTGAATAATAGTTCTATTTGTGAATCTAGAGATGCAGAATTTTTTGAGCATGTTTtttcattgaaaaatattttgtctAGTGATGTGCCTAATAATGCTTCTACATCTATGTGTGTTAATTCACATATTTTGCCGTCTTCTAGTGCTACTACTAATGAGCATGAAAATGAACTTAATAGGAGTAAGAGATGGAGAATTGAAACTAGCTTTGGTCCTGACTTTATCATTTCTTTCTTGACTGAAAATATTGATCTTGATATTTTGAGTGATGAATTAGTGTCAATCTATTTAATAGAAGAAGACCAAAAGACTTATAATGAAGCAATGAGATCAATATATGCTAGTGTTTGGAAAGAGGCTACTAAAAGTAAATTCGGtaacaactttttttttcttcccgtaGCTCCCAATTTGATTCTCCTTCTTGTAACAACTCTAACATCTTATCTATATTAGGAATTGTTTTGTGAAGTTTTCAAACACAGAAAAATACTTTCACCTTCTCTTCTTCTTAAACGATTTCTAGGCAATTGGTTTATGCAAATTCCAAACTTCCAACCACGAGAGCTCGTGTTTGGAGGTGCTGTGGAACCTTGGGGAGCGACCGGTCTTAACGATTTGCACTCAGTCGAGCCAAAATCGCTTTCAAGGCAGTGGCTTGCAAAGGAACAAGGGTCATAGTTCAAACAAGTCCACCATAAGTCTCAACTTGTTGCTACATTTACGGCTAAATGGGTGTAtcgtacaacaacaacaacaaactcagtctAATCCCACAATTAAATGGGCGCATCTTATGCAAGAGAAAAAGTCAAGCCACAAAGAAAGAAAATCTTGAACAAAGTTCCAGTCACAAAGATTCTATGTATGTTGTTAATTTGTTTATGTGCCTAGTTTCCTGACGTATACATCTAATCCAAGTAAATACATGTACAAAACTGACTTCTGAAAGAAAAAAGCTTCCCCCCTATTATGTCTGGTTGAATTCTCTTTGATCATTGAACTTAAATGCTCAGAAAACAAAAATTCTGCCTTGAAAAAACTGCTGGCTTTCTTGGTAGGCTTGGTATTAGTCCTTATGCTCAAAATCTTTTCTTTCCAGGAGCAATGGGACttcaacaaacacaacagaaTTGGCTTCTTCATATTCATAATTTAGTAGGAATGGAGATTTTGGATCAGGCAATTGGGGAAACCATCAAATGGTGATAGCTATGCTGACTGTCAAGAATATACTGCACTAATGGTGCATGTAAATTAGTTCATCTTCCTTGCATTCTCTTATCCCTATTTCCATGACATTACCCGAGGTAGAATGTAATAAATCACAGCAATGCCTTCTTGGAGCTAGCAACTGCATATCACATTAGATCAAATTAGACAATAAGGAAATTTTAGAATGCACGGAATTTAGAGAAAGAACAGTACTAAGCTCGAGAATGGCACCTGTTGTTTGTCGAGGACTAACTTGGTCGATACCACTCTGATTTCTTCTAGTCTTATTGGTGAAGTCATGTCAAATTTGCATTCCTCAGATGTCTTCTTTTTGTAAATTGTCTCAGTTCCATTGCTCCCAGAAAACACTTTGTCCAAGTAATAAACAAGCTGCCTTCTGCACGGATCAAATTCATATTTCCTCGTATCGAAGTCATATAATCCACCTAAATGACTCCTTTTCCAGGGAGCATAGCTCTCTTGCACGCGCTGAACATCTGACAAAAGCACATTCCTATCAAACACTTGAACAGCATATCCCCAAGACACTGAAACTGTCCAAGAAAACCAACGATCATAGCACACTGTTTGCTGTAAAATCCGATGCGGATCGAAGCTTGCTGCCTTGTACAAATGCTCCACAGCCTTTACTGTTGTCATATTCGGAAATATAGGATCGATTGCCTCCATATGATGCATAGATACCAATGGCCTAATGGGATGTGCAGCCAACATTCCAAACACATTTCCATGAAAATCCATCTAGCATTTCAATTTCACACAAACAGAACAAGAAAGTTAGAAATGCAAAATTCTCAATAGCCTAACTGTATTTTATAAGAAATTCAGACGTAAGTGAAAATGGCACCTGATGAAAACCAGGCTCGCGTGTTAAGCCGACACCAAGCTCTGCTAAACAGGCATGAACTCTACCATCACTTCCATATAAGTGGGGATATCTTTCTATACATGAATCAAAGACTTTGGCAAAAACTTTTGCCAAAGGGTAACTTATAGCAAAACCAGCTCCACCAAAAGCCATATCATAGGAGAAAAACTTATTCTGCATATAGCTTTCTGAATTTGTGCCAATGTAGTACCAAAGGTCATGATCATATTTAGAAAGTGTCTTCACCAAATTTTCAGGGAAGAAAATGGTGTCATCATCTCCAAACACAAACCATCTTACATTAGAATGATTAAGCGCCACTGTCTTAGAGACCACACGTGCCACACGAATAGCTGAAGGTGTCCCACCTCTATGCGTATATCTAAACCGAGAAGTATCCTCAGAAATGCAGATGGGAGGCAGAGACTCATTAGATGTTCCATTTGATGAAAAAGGTGGCATCTTTTCAAGAAACACACATCCCCTCATTATATGGGGTTCCCACCAGAGCTTAACATATTCCTTTCTTTTGGACCAAGATTGCTCATTGGATGCAATTCCAAAAACAATATGATCAAGATTGGTTTGGGATGATAATTCATCATCCTGTAATGAAACTGAGGTATGGAaatgcttgttgttgttgttgttaggagCAAgaaagatggtacaaacaagATAAATCATGCAACCAAAAGAGGATATAATTATAAGATTTTTTAAAGGGTTGGGGGAATATTGCGCCTTATTGGGAACCTGAAAAAACTGCATTTCTGAGGATGGAATTGAGGACAATGGAAGAAGGGGTTTAAAGGAATTTAGTGTTATTGGTAAAAGCTATCAATCACACCTTTAGACCCGGAGTCCTTAGCCAAAGAAAAGCAGGAGAAATTTGACAATCTTATTGCCCTGGAAAATAGGTTACATCTTCATATGTGTTTATTAATTACAGCAAAAGAGTACTTGGAATTAAGACACTGATGAATATGTTAGGTTACATTTGGGAAAGTTAGGTTACTTTGAATATGTAACGCCATCTTTCTTTATCAATCTTTTGAGGAACTCCAATCAGATTTGGTGGAACTGAGTCAACAATGTGATGTGAAAACTGactgaaaatgaagaaaacagaAGGCGTTTTTGCACATTTAAGATAAAAGTCAATGTATGAAATGAATATGTGACGTGTGTAAATTAAGGATTGTGATATTAAATTAAGGGTTCGGTTGCCGAACTTGGTGACCTTCTATCTTTGGAAGCACAAGTTTACCAACCCCAAATTTAAAAACAGATTTGCCTCAATTTTTGCAACAAGTGAAAGTTAACTTTATGTATGCCAAACTTGTTCTTAGTTTTTTCTTTCACTAATCATTAATCATTCCAATATTTCATAAAGTGATTTATTCTAATAATAAAGGGTGATTTTTCATATGAAAAATGACATGCACAGTACTAAATTAAACTATCAGAGATCAAGACAATCAGCTTGATCAGCTTATTCAACGTGTGATTCACCATTAAGTCTGCTTCTTTTAGATATCACATTTACTGATTGTAAGAATTAAACTAACAGTTAAGGATTCAGTAAAACTTGATATCCACAGTAATTTCTTATTGAACATTAAATGATACATGATACGAGCTCCAGCTGAAGTTATTATTTATACAATTCATCTTTCTCCAGTTACAAATGCCTAAAATCAAATCATAGTTCCTATAAAATTAGAACAACTTCAATCCGCGGTATGTCAGAATACACCAATACAATTATAA includes these proteins:
- the LOC107815167 gene encoding uncharacterized protein LOC107815167, producing MQFFQVPNKAQYSPNPLKNLIIISSFGCMIYLVCTIFLAPNNNNNKHFHTSVSLQDDELSSQTNLDHIVFGIASNEQSWSKRKEYVKLWWEPHIMRGCVFLEKMPPFSSNGTSNESLPPICISEDTSRFRYTHRGGTPSAIRVARVVSKTVALNHSNVRWFVFGDDDTIFFPENLVKTLSKYDHDLWYYIGTNSESYMQNKFFSYDMAFGGAGFAISYPLAKVFAKVFDSCIERYPHLYGSDGRVHACLAELGVGLTREPGFHQMDFHGNVFGMLAAHPIRPLVSMHHMEAIDPIFPNMTTVKAVEHLYKAASFDPHRILQQTVCYDRWFSWTVSVSWGYAVQVFDRNVLLSDVQRVQESYAPWKRSHLGGLYDFDTRKYEFDPCRRQLVYYLDKVFSGSNGTETIYKKKTSEECKFDMTSPIRLEEIRVVSTKLVLDKQQLLAPRRHCCDLLHSTSGNVMEIGIRECKEDELIYMHH